The genomic region TGAGCGGGCGCGAAGGCGATGTACCAGGCATGTGGCGGGGTGTTGCGCGGATCGGTGCCGTGCTCCGCCGTGCCGGTCTTGGATGCGATCTGCACGCCGGCGATGGCTCCCTTCTGCTGCGTCACCTGCTCGGCGTCGACCATCAGATCCGTCAGTGTATCGGCGACCTGTTCGGACACCGCCCGCCGCAGTGGGGTGGGAGTCGTGGTGGCGATGTTGGCCAGATCGGGGCCCTTGAGGCTGTCCACCAGGTAGGGCCGCATCGTCACGCCGTCGTTGGCGATGGTTGCGGCCACCATCGCGTTCTGCAGCGGGGTGAGCGCGACGTCCTTCTGTCCGATGCTCGACATGCCCAGGGCGGCGGCGTCCTGGATCGGGCCGATCGTCGACTCGGCCACCTGCAGCGGGATCAGCGGTGGCGCGACGTCGAGGCCGAAGGACCGGGCCGTCGAACGCAGCGCTTCGGCGCCCGTGTCGATGCCCAGCTGGACGAACGCGGTGTTACACGATTTCGCGAAAGCCTCCTGTAGCGATGTGGTGGCTCCGCTGCCGCAGGCCGACCCGCCGAAGTTCTCCAGCGTTGCGGTGCTGTTGGGCAACGGGATTCGCGCCTGCGACGTCAGCTGGGTGTTCTCGCTGGCGCCGCGCTGCAGAGCCGCAGCGGTGGTGATGACCTTGAAAGTCGAACCCGGGGGATAGGTTTCGGCGATGGCCCGGTTCAGCAGCGGCGAATCGGGGTTGTCGCGCA from Mycobacterium sp. IDR2000157661 harbors:
- the pbpA gene encoding D,D-transpeptidase PbpA, with the translated sequence MNTSLRRISVTVMALIVLLLANATLTQVFTADGYRTDPRNQRVLLDEYSRQRGQISAGGQLLAYSVSTDGRFRFLRVYPDPLVYAPVTGFYSLQYSSSGLERAEDSILNGSDQRLFGRRLADFFTGRDPRGGNVDTTIKPEVQQAAWDAMEDGCNGPCKGAVVALEPSTGKILAMVSSPSYDPNLLATHDLEAQAQAWQQLRDNPDSPLLNRAIAETYPPGSTFKVITTAAALQRGASENTQLTSQARIPLPNSTATLENFGGSACGSGATTSLQEAFAKSCNTAFVQLGIDTGAEALRSTARSFGLDVAPPLIPLQVAESTIGPIQDAAALGMSSIGQKDVALTPLQNAMVAATIANDGVTMRPYLVDSLKGPDLANIATTTPTPLRRAVSEQVADTLTDLMVDAEQVTQQKGAIAGVQIASKTGTAEHGTDPRNTPPHAWYIAFAPAQAPKVAVAVLVENGGNRLSATGGTVAAPIGRATIAAALREGS